The Aphis gossypii isolate Hap1 chromosome 3, ASM2018417v2, whole genome shotgun sequence genome includes a region encoding these proteins:
- the LOC114127816 gene encoding AMMECR1-like protein, with protein sequence MSSGSCETNTKKQKLHHHHQVSLDVNGGSGSASTAPPNGVAQKITTPAMGYFCFDTLYSYLNSLEPPKKPDFTNDPFPLFVTWETGIDKKLRGCIGTFNSIALHSGLREYAITSALRDSRFKPISSDELNRLHVTISILLHFEEGKDYNDWEIGVHGIRIEFQNERGMRRTATYLPEVAEEQGWDKIQTIDSLLRKGGYRGHVTPETRRSLKLTRYQSETVSVSFQDYMNHMQTQRC encoded by the exons ATGTCGTCCGGTTCTTGTGAAACGAACACCAAAAAACAGAAActccatcatcatcatcaggTGTCGTTGGACGTCAACGGTGGTAGTGGCAGTGCATCGACAGCTCCACCTAATGGTGTCGCTCAAAAGATCACTACCCCAGCAATGGGGTATTTCTGTTTTGATACACTTTACTCCTATCTTAACAGCTTGGAGCCGCCCAAGAAACCAGATTTCACAAATGACCCATT TCCTCTGTTTGTAACATGGGAGACCGGAATAGACAAGAAACTCAGGGGATGTATTGGCACATTCAATTCGATTGCTTTACACAGTGGCTTACGCGAGTACGCTATAACAag TGCACTGAGAGATTCACGGTTCAAACCAATCTCAAGCGACGAATTGAACCGATTACATGTAACCATATCGATATTGTTACACTTCGAGGAAGGCAAAGATTACAACGATTGGGAAATCGGCGTTCACGGTATACGCattgaatttcaaaatgaACGTGGAATGAGGCGAACAGCTACTTATTTACCAGAAGTGGCTGAAGAAcaag gctGGGACAAAATACAAACTATTGATTCACTCCTACGTAAAGGAGGTTATCGAGGTCATGTAACACCTGAGACTCGTCGTTCTTTAAAATTGACTAGATATCAAAGTGAAACTGTATCAGTCAGTTTCCAAGATTATATGAATCATATGCAAACTCAACGTTGCTAG
- the LOC114127836 gene encoding very long-chain specific acyl-CoA dehydrogenase, mitochondrial, translating into MFKVCNKLNRNQLKALEEYRTIQKTRRLLSTTASHSTEKSGEKSSDSKKDVKQSKSFTMNLFRGQLQTSQVFPYPNVLNDEQTETLTSLVDPVTKFFKEVNNPLKNDEIETVEPNTLEGLWDMGAFSLQVPQDLGGLGLSNTQYARMVEIVGAHDLAVGIVLGAHQSIGFKGILLFGTPEQKAKYLPRVSNKEFAAFCLTEPSSGSDAGSIKTRAVLSPDGKHFILNGNKIWISNGGMAEIMTVFAQTPVKDEKTGKTVDKVTAFIVERAFGGVSNSPPEKKMGIKASNTAEVTYEDVKVPIENVLGGVGQGFKVAMNILNNGRFGMAAALSGTMRSVTAKAVEHATTRIQFGKRLDSFGSIQEKLARMAMLHYVTESMAYMISGNMDSGSVDYHLEAAISKCFASESAWYVCDEAIQILGGMGYMKGTGLEKVMRDLRIFRIFEGTNDILRLFVALTGIQFAGSHLKELQKAFKNPTANLGLILGEVTKRALSSVGFSSAPSLSHLVHPKLSDAANLAGQSVGLFGPAVESLLIKYGKGIIDEQFLLNRLAQAAINTYTMTVVLSRATRALNLDLPTANYEALLTQVYCSEASDRVASNLLQLKSGKNLDNFSKMSDIAEQMCQSGGLVQPNPLNL; encoded by the exons atgtttaaagtgtgcaataaattaaatcgtaACCAATTAAAAGCTCTAGAAGAATATAGGACCATCCAGAAAACTAGAAG ATTGTTATCAACAACTGCTTCACACTCAACAGAAAAATCTGGGGAAAAATCCTCAGACTCAAAAAAAGATGTTAAACAATCAAAATCCTTCACGATGAATCTGTTTCGTGGTCAATTGCAAACTTCACAAGTTTTCCCATATCCGAATGTATTAAACGATGAACAAACTGAAACATTAACTAGTCTAGTAGATCCTGTGacaaaatttttcaaa gaaGTCAATAACCCACTCAAGAATGATGAGATAGAAACAGTAGAACCCAATACCCTTGAAGGATTATGGGATATGGGCGCTTTCTCTTTACAAGTACCTCAAGACTTAGGTGGTTTGGGTCTCAGTAACACTCAGTATGCTAGAATGGTAGAAATTGTTGGTGCTCATGATTTAGCTGTGGGTATTGTCTTGGGAGCACATCAGTCTATTGGATTTAAA ggaatattgttatttggaACACCTGAACAAAAAGCTAAGTATCTACCTAGAGTATCCAATAAAGAGTTTGCTGCATTTTGTCTGACTGAACCGTCGTCTGGTAGTGATGCTGGTTCAATCAA aaCTCGAGCAGTCTTATCTCCTGACggcaaacattttattttaaatggaaataaaatatggattAGTAACGGAGGAATGGCAGAAATAATGACAGTATTTGCACAAACCCCAGTGAAAGATGAGAAAACTGGTAAAACAGTTGATAAGGTGACTGCCTTTATTGTAGAACGAGCTTTTGGTGGTGTTTCGAACAGTCCGCCAGAGAAGAAAATGGGTATCAAAGCTTCAAACACAGCTGAAGTGACATATGAAGATGTCAAGGTaccaattgaaaatgttttgggCGGTGTTGGCCAAGGTTTCAAAGTTGCCATGAATATATTGAACAATGGACGGTTTGGAATGGCCGCTGCTCTGTCTGGTACTATGAGATCAGTGACTGCCAAAGCCGTAGAACACGCAACAACCAGAATACAGTTCGGTAAACGTTTGGACTCATTTGGAAGTATTCAAGAAAAACTGGCTCGCATGGCTATGTTGCATTATGTGACAGAAAGTATGGCTTATATGATATCTGGAAACATGGATTCTGGGTCTGTTGACTATCATTTAGAAGCAGCAATATCTAAG TGCTTTGCATCTGAATCTGCCTGGTATGTATGTGATGAAGCTATACAGATACTAGGTGGAATGGGCTACATGAAAGGCACAGGCTTGGAAAAAGTTATGCGTGATTTAAGAATTTTCAGAATATTTGAAGGtactaatgatatattaaGGCTCTTTGTGGCCTTAACTGGTATCCAGTTTGCTGGCAGTCATCTTAAAGAATTGCAAAAAGCGTTCAAAAATCCAACTGCAAATTTAGGATTAATTCTTGGAGAAGTCACTAAACGAGCTCTCTCCTCGGTCGGATTTAGTTCTGCTCCGTCCTTATCACACTTAGTGCATCCAAAATTATCAGATGCTGCTAACCTTGCTGGTCAA agCGTGGGGCTTTTTGGACCAGCTGTAGAATcgttgttaattaaatatggaaAAGGTATTATCGATGAACAGTTCCTTTTAAATAGATTAGCTCAAGCAGCTATCAACACATACACTATGACTGTAGTACTTTCCCGTGCAACAAGAGCACTCAACTTGGATCTTCCTACTGCCAACTACGAAGCACTTCTGACCCAAGTCTACTGTTCTGAA gccaGTGATAGAGTAGCAagcaatttattacaattgaaGTCTGGCAAGAACTTAGATAACTTTTCAAAGATGAGTGATATTGCTGAACAAATGTGTCAAAGTGGTGGTTTAGTTCAACCCAATCctctaaatttgtaa